A stretch of DNA from Equus asinus isolate D_3611 breed Donkey chromosome 20, EquAss-T2T_v2, whole genome shotgun sequence:
CTCCCCAAATCCCAGCATCTCTGTGTCCCCCAACAGGTCCCACCTCTTCTACCTTTTTATCTACTTTACTTCTAAACCCACTGTAATATAATGGCCCTCCCCTGGATACACGTATTGTAGGCAATTCTTTCCTATTATTTTGCACCTGGCATTTTCCCAGCTCTTGGGGACATCTCGAACCTGACCTCAGTGAAAGAAACCTAATactaacaatgataataatggctaatatttatgGAGGACTTGATCTGTGCTGGGCCGTGCCTGTTAGGAGTACTTTACACGTGCCAGGCTGTGTCCTGAACTCTTACTTAGTGTTTATACTTATTGAGGCATATAGTGTCAttctcattttaccaatgaggaaacccAGACACtggggttaagtaatttgccccagTAACAGACAATCTCCTCCAGAGGCTGCACTTTGAACTATGAGGCTACAGTGGCTGACTCCTAAAAGCCAAAGTAGATCAGACACTGGCTAAAccgccttcccttcctcccataACTTACAACGCATGACAGCTTGCTTGACTTGGCGAAAGCCGTGGTCAGGGCCCTGGCCGTCCACGAAGTACATGAATCGGAGCTCAGCGGGGTAGGCGGCTCTGGTGAGGCCTGACAGCAGGGGGATGGTGCAGCCCTCTGCCCCGGGGGACTGGGTCAGGGCCTGCAGCATCTGGTACTTGCACCACGGGTCCTGGAGGAAGCCTGGGGTGATAAGCAGCACACAGCAGTGACTattgctcagtgcctggcacagctcAGACACAATGGCACCACCTGGGGTTGCATCCCGAAGCTGCAGGAAGCAGCGCAGGCCGGCAGGGCTGTCCTCCAGGTAGGAGACCAGCTCCTGGGCGGCCACCAGGTCCTGCTCACTGTGGCACACGCAGACGTCATAGTCCTTGCTCCAgcggccgctgctgctgctgctactgctggtGCCCATGTGTGTTGGTGGTGGAGTGGGAGACACGACTGAGCTGAGGCACTGAGGTGGGTTGCTGTCCTGTGAGCTCGGCTGTGACACATCACTAGGGGTGCTTTCTGGAGAGACAGGTACCTTGGGCTTCTTCGACAGGGCCTGTCTGAACCAGTCTGCGGGGGGACAAACACTGCTCAGGCCTGGTTTTCTCAGCAGGTGGCCTCTTCAGGGCCCCgcagggtggggcccaggctggggctAGACTCCAGCCCATCTCCCCTGCACTGGCAAACAAGGCCACTTTATTCTGAGAGACCTATGCTCTGCTATTTTGTACATCCTGCAGGATTTGCCTAAAAATTCCCTCTGTCTTTAAAGGTTTGGGGAATACATAAGAACTCTGGCTGTTTGAGCAGCCTGATTGGGTAAGATGGTTTTGCCCTGCTCCAGGCCCTTAGATTTCTAGTACCCCCAGCCTACCCTAACCAGAACTTCCCCCTAGAGCTGACCAGTCAACCATTTGTGAGTCTGTAAGTAGAGCTATATTAACCGAGTAAGGATCAACCAGTCCCCAGACCCATTTTCAGCACTGAGGGGAGGTAGATTTAGATTAAGGTGGGCTACCCAttttgggagagaaagaggaggaggaattgGCATTTGGTTAGCCCTGAAAAATCCTAGATTGTTGCTAAAGGAGTAAAACAAATGGGTAAAAATGAAGAGGGCTACTGTGCAGAGCTCTTCAGGAGCACAGAGTGAGTGATTCAGAACCTACACTGGAGTCAGGCACACAGATGGGATTGTGGACCTGCTGCTTGCTTCCGTATGGCCTTAAGCAAGTCAGTCTACGTCtgcctttcctcatctgtaaaatgggttcaTATTAGTtgttgttgaagattaactgagataatCCAGTGTCTGGTATGTTGTAAGTACTCTAGAATGATTTCAACTCAGTTTCCCAGCTTTTGATGGGGACAGAAAGCTTGGTATTCTAGAGactgatttattttctctccGCTCGGCTCCTTCCTCTGAATGGTTCTGGAAGATGTAGATGACAAGAAATGCAGAGTGAAGCACTCAGCACAATGGTTTCCAGGATAGGAACTTCAGGTGAGCATGTGGAAAACCTGTGAGCCACAAGGACTGAAGTTTCCACTGATGCATGCCTCCTCTCCTCAGTCGCTGCAAAGCATCTGGACACTGAGGTCAAGGCAGGAGCACCAGCCCATCTTCAGCCTCCCTGCGTCTCTCCCCTGTGTTTGGGCTGCACAGGCCTCCCACCGTGCCCAGAGGAAGATTGAGGACTACACTCACAGAGTGGAATTAGGAGCTGACTCCCACTCACCAGCCATCTTGCCCAGAGGCTTCCTGGACCGGGATCGAGGAGCTGGGAAGGAGGATGACGATGCCATGGTGTTGGGCTCAAAACTAACCCCATGAGACCAGGCATTGGTAAagcaggagaagggaagggaccCAGCCTTGACCTCATGGAACAGCCATCCTATAACAGAGAAAGGATCACAAAAGCTGTACTTACCTTACTCTCAGCCCCAGTGGGTGGGCTCTGGATGTTCTTTCTCTCCTAATACCTGAAGAGGCTCAGTCTCTAAATGGGTCCCACAGATACTACTGTGATTGGAGCTGGTTTCTAGATAAACCCAGATCTGTGTAGAGTGGTCAGACTTACAGAGTATGAGCTCAGCATGACCAGTAGAGTGACTGTTCTCTGCTCCACCCAGCCAGGAGTGCATTCAGGATCTGGGGAAGGGCAGCTGGCAGGCAGCTCTTTATAGAGACTCCCTGTATAAATGCTGAAATGGGAAGAAAAGGACAGTTACTGTTTGGGCAAATAATTATGTATCCTAGTAGACAACTgctgagcaggagagagaacaCACACAAGAAACCATGGGAGACTCTTCTGCTAAGTCTGCCTTCCCCTGAataatcatccatccatccatccatccacccacccatccatccatccctcatccatccttccctccctccctccttggccGTCAGCTCAGGGAGGTAGTGGCACACAGTGGTGAAGACCGCAGACTGCAGGCAGAGTGCctggattttctccttttattaacTGTGGCCTTAGGCAAGCTACTTAATCTCCCTAAGCTTTAAGATCTctatttgtgaaatggaaataacacTAGAACCTGCTTCTCAGCattattgtgaagattacatgagataatttatgtaaagtgcTAGTGGTGCATGGTATATAATGCTCAGAAAATAGTGTgggttatatatatttaaaataacctaGATATTGGAGGGATATGGTTTAGAAGACTAAGTATTATAATCAATTTTCCCTAAACTAATCTTTAGATCGGTGCTATCCCAAATTCCAGAagggttttgttttggggggttaAGGGATTGTCAAACTGCTTctaaatttacatggaaatgcaaaggaccaagAATACCTTAGATGGGCAACTTGCCATGCTCTCTTTCCACCACGATGACTGGGGTGTCCCTGAGGGTGGAGGCTCTCTCAGCCCAGGTTTCTGGAAGGACGCTATGTGGAGCTGAGCCCGCCCTGATCCAAGTTGGAGCTGCAGTGATCTAGTGACACTCCTGCAGATGCAGGGCTGGTGGGGAACTTGGCTCGAGCGCTGTGGAGGAACTGGCAGAGGACTGCTTTTCACTCTGACGGATCTGCAGAGGTCAGAACAAAACCCTGGAAACTCACATGGAAACAACTTGGGTTGTTAGACACACTGAAATAAGGGGTTTCAAAATTTATAGGATGTCATTCAACGCAGGACAATAATGCTTCATTCACTGCTAAATTTTTAGTACTCTTATGCCAAGCTGATGAACATAAGAGACACTGATGATTCATGAAAATAGACCAaagttcaaaaagtaaaaaaaaaaaaggagaacttAAACGGCAGCGGCAAGGCGGGCAGAAAGGAGAGCTGGAGCGGGCTCAGGAACCAGAGAggtgtttgaaagaaaaaagcagtCAGCTGCGAAGCCAGCCAAGAGGACACGCAAAGGTAAATGTTAGCATGGATATGAGTTTCTTTTCCTACCTAATATTCTTCAGATTTCAGACAGCCTGAGTGGTGGGCTGAGGTTAAGGCAGTGCCTGATTAACCGCTGTTAGGTTTCAAAATCCTTTTCCGGGTCAGGAGTCACTGTCTCTCGATATCTTCATTTCAACCATTCAAGATGTCCTTTTCCCCCAGTAGTAGACATAATGCCACTTGCTTTctagattaaatattttttcaattttaaaattcattatttggTCTTGATACACTTAGAAACTGGAGaatcatttgatatttttaatgatagcctaaaagttaaaaattaacataatacTTTAATCCACTTAACAGATATAGATTTAAAAGTTTCAGTTGCTCCTTTTATGAAATGACTTGCCCTTTTTGCAATACAGGACAATTTTTGGTCATTGCCTTTTTCCATTGCTTGGTTAAAAAGAAATCCAGTTGCCCAACAGCATATGGCACTGGAAGTGGGTTGATCTAACCCCTTGTGACCAACGTTATGGAAACgtttaaacacagaaaataagaGCATCTTTGACATAGGATAATTGGGCAAGATGGCAGATAAGTTTCATTAACCGTATGCAGGGTCTACTTCCTGGAGTCCCTGCACCTTCCTTATTACTTTTCACTTCTTGTGCAGCTGTCACACTCAAATACACTTTAATCTCTACGAGGCTTAGTAATAGTCCTATATGGAGATACAGGAGACAGAGTTGTCAAGCAGATACGAAGATCATGAACCCAAATGCCCACCTGGAAGCTCTAATCACCGGCTCTGTCTGTCCTCTGATTTGCTGAGTGGTCTTACATGTGGTCACTTTTCCTTgcgcttttaaaaaattcataaagtAGAATGATATATACCTAAATACCTACTTTGTAGCTAATTACAAAGACCTGATAAAAAATTagtaaagagcttcttcaaaaaGAGCAGCAGCATGAGACCTTTAATGTTTTTTAGAAGCCTTTTCCAATATTATATGTAGGAACTTATTCTGTGAGGGAAATATTATGAAGTTTCACTGTATAAAATCCCAAGTGTATTTAATATTATCCACTATCTAACTGGTCTCCAATATCTATTATACAGAAAGTCTACTGAAGCCTACAAAGGCACATGATTAGAACATGCATCTTATATAATGCATATTACATTTCTGTTAGGCTGGAATTACTATCTGTGGTAGACAGgataatggtcccccaaagatgtccacatcctaatcctcaGAACCAGTGAATATGCTGCTTTACACGGCAAAAACGActgtgcagatgtgattaaggatcttgagatgggaagattatcctggattatccaggtgggccaaATGTAATCCCACAGGTCttataagaggaaggcaggagggtcagagtgagAGAAGGAGATGCCGacgacagaagcagagattggtgTAATGTGGGGCCACCAGCAAGGAATGCAGgtgcctctagaagctagaaaaggcaagtaCGTAGATTCCTCCCTGCTGGtccattttagacttctgacagccacaactgtaagagaataaatgtgttgTATTAAGCCACTaggttggtggtaatttgttacagaagcaataggaaactaatatactttCTCTGATTGTATCTCAGGTCAATGaatggagaaagcatttgagtgCTAAGAAGTGGTctgtttaaaagtttaaattatttgaaagagtttttcacttctttgacaAATTATCATCTACACTTCACTTGATTTTGACTTTAAGAACATCAGTTTCAAAGGCTAAGTTTTCTTCTCAAACACTTGCTGAAAACTTGTCAGGGCAGGATTCATTAGGACTTGCACGACAGTGTCACTTAAAGTGCCAAATTTAATTGTTAATGGCTCGATAGGCACAGTACAGTGTTTCTAAGAGTGGTTTGCGTACTGTGGAGAGACCCTAGGGTGGCCCCCACATTCACACCTGTGAGTGTGGGCAGGACTCATGACTTCTAACCAACAGACTGTGGCAAAGGTTATGGGATGTCACTCACATGATTAGGTTACTATATATGGTGTgcgtgtatatgtatgtatatatatcacacatATACTAGGTATATTTACTATAAGACGTGTATATATAAATAGAGCATATATGAATAtcgtgtgcatatgtatgtgtgtgcacacttgTATGTG
This window harbors:
- the TIRAP gene encoding toll/interleukin-1 receptor domain-containing adapter protein, yielding MASSSSFPAPRSRSRKPLGKMADWFRQALSKKPKVPVSPESTPSDVSQPSSQDSNPPQCLSSVVSPTPPPTHMGTSSSSSSSGRWSKDYDVCVCHSEQDLVAAQELVSYLEDSPAGLRCFLQLRDATPGGAIVSELCQALSNSHCCVLLITPGFLQDPWCKYQMLQALTQSPGAEGCTIPLLSGLTRAAYPAELRFMYFVDGQGPDHGFRQVKQAVMRYLQTLS